One genomic region from Cryptococcus deuterogattii R265 chromosome 7, complete sequence encodes:
- a CDS encoding coatomer protein complex subunit alpha (xenin), producing MQMLTKFESKSPRVKGIAFHPKQPLLAASLHNGTIQLWNYQMGTLVDRYDEHDGPVRGICFHPTQPIFCSGGDDYKIKVWNYKQRKCLFTLTGHLDYVRTVFFHREYPWIISASDDQTIRIWNWQSRTCIAILTGHNHYIMCAQFHPWDDLVISASMDLTVRVWDISGLRKKNQASQAPMSAEEQIARASQGQADLFGNTDAVVKYVLEGHDRGVNWASFHPTLPLIVSCGDDRQVKLWRMSETKAWEVDSCRGHFNNVSMTMFHPKHELILSASEDKTIRAWDMTKRTAVQTFRREHDRFWVLTAHPELNLFAAGHDNGLIVFKLERERPPFSLSGNQLFYIKDKVVRMADISSGNSQGICSVRKFGSQYIPPRTLSYNPAERAVIVTSPSDNGIYELITLPKSTAPTAQDGRDVPSDGKKGTGFCALFVARNRFAVLDKGAQNIEIKDLSNSITKTIKCPVQTSEIFYGGTASLLLATPSSVVLFDIQQQKVIAEINTPPVKYIVWSTDGNMVALLSKHTITIANKSLSQSALIHETIRIKSAAWDDSGVLIYTTLNHIKYALPQGDNGIIKTLEQPVYLTRVKGSIVHCLDRSAKPQAINIDPAEYRFKLALTRKNYDEVLHIIRNSNLVGQSIIGYLQKKGYPEIALHFVQDEQTRFDLAIECGNLAVALEMARAVDRHDVWERLGAAALQQGNHQIVETAYQKTRNFDKLSFLYLITGNIQKLGMMQVIAGKRGDNMSRFQNSLYLGDVRSRVLVLRETGQYPLAYYTAKTNGLDDLALEILDEAGLTEDDLPPPPQNSGHSSLAPPLIVFSQSDSNWPLKDLGESFFDRALANGGVDALLGGEESGEQLDAWAADVPVEEDEEEDEAADEDEGWDLDANVEVPDVEEEFEGEEVLAEVDLSQGVEPGASEDEIWQNNSALAIDHAAAGAFESAMLLLNKQVGVVNFEPLKPLFLQAYQHSHVYVPANASLPPLRLNVRRNPETAELRDALPSVPLNYNELKATEVADANKYFARGKFVEALATFKSVLSKLLLVVVESEEDAEEIKELVTSCREYVIGLTMEVERRRIAVQDPENVVRNLELAAYFTHCELATQHTQLALRSAMKVFSDAGNTATAAVFARRLIETQPSQAVLTQARAVVSRGQRNPRDAHEIAYDQNKPFNICAATHTPIHEGSSYEESAYSGAKYLPEYKGTVCVVDGLSQVGLAGSGLRNTV from the exons ATGCAGATGCTCACAAAG TTTGAAAGCAAGTCCCCAAGAGTTAAGGGCATAGCCTTTC ACCCAAAGCAGCCCTTGCTCGCGGCGTCCTTGCATAATGGAACAATCCAGCTATGGAATTACCAGATGGGTACTCTGGTAGACCGATATGATGAGCATGATG GCCCTGTTCGAGGTATCTGCTTCCATCCCACTCAACCGATCTTCTGTTCCGGTGGTGATGACTACAAGATCAAGGTGTGGAATTATAAACAAAGAAAATGCCTCTTTACTCTGACTGGCC ATCTGGACTATGTCCGAACTGTTTTCTTCCATCGGGAATACCCTTGGATCATCTCTGCCTCCGACGACCAGACTATCAGGATCTGGAACTGGCAATCTAGAACTTGTATTGCCATCCTTACCGGGCACAACCACTACATCATGTGCGCCCAATTCCACCCGTGGGACGACCTGGTCATCTCCGCCTCTATGGACCTTACCGTCCGTGTATGGGACATTTCCGGTCTCCGTAAGAAAAatcaagcttctcaagctcccATGTCTGCCGAAGAACAAATCGCCCGTGCCAGCCAGGGTCAAGCTGACTTGTTTGGCAACACGGATGCTGTAGTCAAGTATGTCCTCGAGGGCCACGACCGAGGTGTCAATTGGGCTTCATTCCATCCTACCCTTCCCCTCATCGTCTCTTGTGGTGACGACCGCCAAGTCAAGCTTTGGCGTATGTCTGAAACCAAAGCCTGGGAAGTGGACAGCTGCAGAGGTCACTTCAACAACGTCTCCATGACTATGTTCCACCCCAAGCACGAGTTGATTCTGAGTGCGAGTGAGGACAAAACTATCAGGGCTTGGGATATGACGAAAAGAACAGCCGTCCAGACGTTTAGACGAGAGCACGATAGGTTTTGGGTGTTGACTGCCCACCCCGAGCTCAACTTGTTTGCTGCTGGTCACGACAACGGTCTGATAGTCTTTAAGCTGGAGCGAGAGCgtcctcccttctctttaTCTGGCAATCAACTTTTCTAcatcaaggacaaggtcgTCCGGATGGCCGACATCTCTAGCGGTAACAGCCAAGGCATCTGCTCTGTCCGCAAGTTTGGCTCTCAATACATCCCTCCTCGGACCCTCAGCTACAATCCGGCTGAGCGAGCCGTTATCGTGACATCTCCTTCCGATAACGGTATCTACGAACTCATCACTCTGCCCAAGTCTACTGCGCCTACTGCTCaggatgggagggatgTGCCTTCAGACGGTAAGAAGGGTACTGGGTTCTGTGCGCTCTTTGTGGCAAGGAACAGGTTTGCGGTCCTCGACAAAGGGGCCCAGAACATTGAGATCAAAGATCTTTCCAACTCTATCACCAAGACCATCAAGTGCCCTGTCCAAACCTCCGAAATCTTTTACGGCGGTACCGCCTCCCTTTTGCTGGCCACGCCTTCCTCTGTTGTCCTTTTCGACATTCAGCAGCAAAAGGTTATTGCTGAAATCAATACCCCTCCCGTCAAGTACATAGTATGGAGCACGGACGGTAACATGGTGGCACTCTTGAGCAAGCACACAATTACTATTGCCAACAAGTCTCTTTCTCAGAGCGCTCTCATCCACGAGACTATTCGAATCAAGTCCGCCGCTTGGGATGACAGCGGTGTGCTTATCTACACCACTTTGAACCACATCAAGTacgctcttcctcaaggtgATAACGGTATCATCAAGACCCTTGAGCAGCCTGTGTATCTCACCCGAGTTAAGGGTTCTATCGTTCACTGTCTCGACCGTTCTGCCAAGCCACAAGCTATTAATATTGACCCTGCCGAGTACCGATTCAAGCTTGCCCTTACCCGTAAGAACTATGATGAAGTCTTGCATATCATTCGAAACAGCAACCTTGTTGGTCAAAGCATCATTGGTTATCTTCAGAAGAAAGGGTATCCCGAGATCGCTCTCCACTTTGTGCAAGATGAGCAGACTAGGTTCGATCTTGCTATTGAATGTGGTAACTTAGCGGTTGCTTTGGAGATGGCTAGGGCTGTTGATAGGCACGATGTCTGGGAGAGACTGGGTGCCGCGGCCTTACAGCAGGGTAACCACCAA ATTGTCGAGACCGCGTATCAGAAGACTAGGAACTTCGACAagctctccttcctctacTTGATCACCGGCAACATCCAGAAGCTTGGTATGATGCAAGTCATCGCTGGCAAGCGAGGCGACAATATGTCTAGATTTCAAAATTCTTTGTATCTCGGTGATGTTCGATCCCGTGTTTTGGTCCTTCGCGAGACCGGCCAGTACCCCCTCGCTTATTATACTGCTAAAACCAACGGCCTTGATGACCTTGCCTTGGAGATTCTCGATGAAGCCGGCTTGACCGAGGACGACTtgccccctccccctcaGAATTCTGGTCACTCTTCCctcgctcctcctctcatcGTATTCTCTCAATCCGACTCCAACTGGCCTCTCAAGGACCTTGGCGAGAGCTTCTTTGACCGAGCACTCGCTAACGGTGGTGTTGACGCTCTGCTCGGTGGTGAAGAGAGTGGAGAACAGTTGGACGCTTGGGCGGCGGATGTTCCtgttgaggaagacgaagaagaggatgaagctgctgatgaggatgaaggatgggatCTTGATGCCAATGTCGAAGTGCCtgatgtcgaagaagagtttgagggagaagaggttttGGCCGAAGTGGATTTGAGTCAGGGTGTTGAGCCTGGTGCGagcgaggatgagattTGGCAAAATAACTCTGCGTTGGCTATTGACCATGCTGCGGCCGGTGCATTCGAATCTGCCATGCTT TTGCTCAATAAGCAAGTGGGTGTCGTCAATTTCGAACCCCTCAAGCCTTTATTCCTCCAAGCCTATCAACACTCTCACGTCTACGTTCCTGCCAAtgcctctctccctcctcttcgacTCAACGTTCGCCGAAATCCAGAAACCGCTGAACTCCGTGACGCCCTGCCTTCCGTTCCTCTTAACTACAACGAGTTGAAAGCAACCGAGGTGGCCGATGCCAACAAGTACTTTGCCAGGGGTAAATTTGTTGAGGCACTTGCGACGTTTAAGAGTGTATTATCAAAACTCTTGTTGGTAGTTGTTGAATCtgaggaagatgccgaGGAG ATCAAGGAACTTGTCACCTCTTGTCGAGAATACGTCATTGGTCTTACTATGGAAGTTGAACGACGACGTATTGCTGTGCAAGATCCCGAGAACGTCGTTCGAAACCTTGAGCTCGCCGCTTACTTTACTCACTGCGAACTTGCTACTCAACATACCCAACTGGCATTGCGAAGTGCGATGAAGGTGTTTTCTGATGCGGGTAACACTGCCACTGCTGCCGTGTTTGCTAGGAGGTTGATCGAGACCCAGCCTAGTCAGGCTGTCCTTACTCAA GCCCGTGCTGTTGTCTCCCGAGGCCAACGTAACCCACGTGACGCTCACGAAATTGCCTACGACCAAAATAAACCATTCAATATTTGCGCTGCTACCCACACCCCCATTCACGAGGGCTCATCATATGAGGAAAGCGCGTACTCTGGAGCTAAGTACTTGCCAGAGTACAAGGGTACAGTCTGCGTGGTTGATGGATTGAGCCAAGTTGGGTTGGCTGGAAGTGGGTTGAGAAACACGGTTTGA
- a CDS encoding acylglycerone-phosphate reductase, giving the protein MVLDITDEKNIAQVVQSVSETTGGRLDVLVNTAGIDTLCPLLDTSLPALREIVETNTIGPLALIQAFAPLLVKAANEPVLGTNHVRQSIIVNMGSLAKVGFAWKGGYSMSKAALECMTEVLRLEMMPLGVKVINCHIGTVNTDMYFNQKIFDTKSPNPTPYYPNFSIIADNMTKDSQKAESIIMKADKAGQDIAKVIDKVNPPGFIRAGSYGALFDWLATILGFIGLNDWFWGRQFYTHLVPKPDTKKTV; this is encoded by the exons ATGGTTCTGGATATCACAGACGAGAAAAATATTGCACAAGTAGTACAGTCTGTTTCCGAAACAACGGGTGGTCGTCTTGATGTCCTCGTTAATACT GCGGGCATTGATACACTCTGCCCCCTCCTTGACACTTCTCTCCCTGCTCTTCGGGAGATCGTTGAAACCAACACGATAGGCCCTCTCGCTCTTATCCAGGCCTTCGCCCCCCTCCTCGTCAAGGCCGCCAACGAGCCTGTCCTTGGTACAAATCATGTCCGCCAAAgcatcatcgtcaacatGGGCAGTCTCGCCAAGGTCGGTTTTGCTTGGAAAGGTGGATATAGTATGAGTAAAGCGGCTTTAGAGTGTATGACAGAGGTTTTgaggttggagatgatgcCCTTGGGTGTGAAGGTTATCAATTGCCATATTG GAACCGTCAACACGGATATGTACTTTAACCAAAAGATCTTCGACACCAAATCCCCAAACCCCACGCCTTATTATCCCAACTTTTCGATAATCGCCGATAATATGACAAAAGACTCACAAAAGGCTGAAAGTATTATCATGAAAGCCGATAAGGCTGGGCAAGATATCGCAAAGGTCATTGACAAGGTCAATCCTCCAGGATTTATCAGAGCAGGCAGTTATGGTGCGCTCTTTGATTGGCTCGCGACGATACTTGGTTTTATTGGATTAAATGATTGGTTCTGGGGCAGACAGTTCTATACTCATCTGGTCCCAAAGCCTGACACTAAGAAGACTGTTTGA